TTTCATCAACCATACTTTCTGAGGAAATTGTTCGTAGTGAAATCATTAGAACATTAGATGGGTAGGAAATAACTAGGTGAAGAGTCTCTTTCACACCTATATGATAGACAAAAccttcgtttttatttttattactaCGAGTATTACCTTGaaaatgagatttttaagaCCTTTGTAAGTCAAATATTGACTCAATTGACGATTCTGTTCAATCTAAGTTCCAGAGGTTGATTCCTCTAGTAGACGATTTAACATGCTATTTTCAAAACTCCGCCAGTCGGATAATTTTTGGCATACAGAGTCAAATGTCTCATTTTAAAGGCTTTCAGAGGACTTTAAGACTATACGCATACTGCATCTTCAATGCCACTTTAgctggcaaaaaaatgaaaagagcagGCTTTTTGGCCAGCCTCTAAATCAGATGATATTCGGATATTTTGATGGTGGAGAGAAAATAATTAGCAAAAAGGTTGTTCAAGTGGAGTGCATGATTATCTTATTGAggtaaaaacaaataaagaaagagaagaaaacgcACATGAAGAAATATTTCCTATCAAAAAGAATACAATGAACTTTTACTCGCCGACTTCAAAATcaatgtttcatttctttcgCAGGCCAAATGACATCGAAAGAGGCAATTTTTCAACTCGACGCTTTGCTGAGAAGTATAATTTAGGCGACCCCATCGCGGTCAGCTTTTCCCTTTGTGAATGGGTCAAGCTCCAACCAACGACAACATCGGAGCCTTCGGAATTGACGACTTTCAATTTGAACTTATAATACTGAAACCTGACTACGAGAGATCTCTTTAGTTACTCTTCTAATGATGATCTGcgatcttaaaaaataaaaaaataaaaaaaacttgtaagaCTTGGTATCTGAGTAGTATATTCTATGAATTTAAGCAGATCTCTCTCTAAATCACAAATTAAAGCACCCTCTgaattgaatcggtgagaacgaatTTGCACCAAATCGGCACtcgaaaatgatgaattttcattaaagactgtcaattttcaaaaaagtcatAGGAGTGACCGCTTCTGCTCCACCTTTGACCTTTAAAGCGTCCTTacgtacttgtctttcggcggcaccgaaaatatttttcttatagATTAACTTATTCACCCAgggtgcagttttgtgtgtgtcttgattattttcagattttcgagttggtgtgttttcgttctcactgattcaattgtgcgAATATGCTCGAAAAAGTTCGGTGATCGAATTGGGTAAATTGTCTTGGATTCTATACAGGATGGTCTGTCGtttaaagttttttattttgctaTTCTTCAACTTTAAATAAACCTTAGGTACTTGGAAACAGTTTCAGTGCAGctctaactttcaaaattcaaatcacATATTCACTGAATTATAGAGAACATTTTTCAAAGTACAAATGCGTCAATTCAGGGAAATCTTAGTGTGAGTGAGGGTGTgtaagtgtgtgtgtgtggggggggggggagcaaaaTTGTCTGGAGGAGGAACAAATTGCTTGGAGAAGGATCCTAAAAAATCTCCGTCAATACCCTAAAAGTTATCAAATAGCTCTCCAAATTTGAcccaaaatgaataaataaataaataaaaagccccaaaatagtttaaccaggtaatacgtccgtgcgagattgttatgctaaaaagcaaaacatttcacgaaaacttttacgaataccagatgcagaagaaaatcaaattttcccgggtgtaccagaatggcgtcattacccataaggcaaaacggtatgtagtatagtacatgttacatcgggggagtcgaacggctggaaagggcccatctggtacccagaagcgcccaaaaatgCCACGTTATGTTCCTTCTCTTTCTCCAAATTATGCCCATAAATCAAACTAATTAAATGAATCCAACTAGCTTATCAGCCTAACATCAATCATATGTACGGTGGAGAATCATTGAGTTGAACGCAGCCAAATCCTCGAGCAAACTATAATGTACGTATAATTTGCACATTTATACGAAAACAAGAGAATAGCCGAGCTCAAAGAAATACACACGTATATGAACACGACTGAGAAATAACGTGTTGATCAGGTTTGATGTGAAAtacatttgaaaatataaaaaaattgtgagaatcGACATTTGAACAATATTCTTCTCCTACAAGCATATGACCTAGGCACTGATTTTCTTATTGAAATGATGAAGAGGGAAGGGAGGTGTCAAACATAAAAAAGGGAAGTAACTCTCATGAGATTGAAATTTGAGCTTTTAGCATCTTGTtagtaatttttgagaaaaggtCAAATCATTGAAATAGTCGAAGAAAATGATCGAAATTTTAGATTATCTCACTCTgtataaaaattaacaatatttAGTTTATTTAGAATTTCCATTTCATTGTTCAGAATGCACCGATCATCCTTACATTGAATCACAAAGCATGTCTAGttttaatgttgattttttataatttgaatTCAGCCCGAAATTATTTTTAGGATGGGTTTAAAAATTGCCTCCATATTCATTGACATTTGTTAATTTAGGTAAAACTATTTTCGACAAAATGTACatacatttataatttttttgtttttttgtttgagtcgcatacattttgaaaattcaaagcttTGTGTGACTAAGTGTTAagaatacttttttaaaaataaatattgcaatATATAATGtgatttttaataatatatTGCACTTCTATTCACAAAATCTGTTCTGATTTTGGTtgggtttccttcaaaatcgcTTCCGTGATTATTGAATACCCAATTCATATTATGGAAGACAGTTAGGAAGAGAAATTGTGTCAATGAGGTCATGAAATAAACTTGATTAAATACTTAGTTTCTTCTCGACTGCTCTATCTAAATAGTTAAGTGTCAAGTTCCTATGTGTCTTGAGGACATGCTATCCGAAGATAGGCACTTGTCTCacaagaaatgatttttttccctcgcATTAATGCGCTACAACCCACATAGAATGAAAATATCTTATTAAGTATATCTGGATATCAATTTCTTACTCTAAATTAGGCATAATAAGTTTACTCAGTAGGCCCCGAGACATTCACAAACGCAAAATCTACAGCGATGGGGTCTCCTAATTTATATGAAGTAGCAAATTTGCGGgttgaaaattttgttctatTTTGAATTGCTCCCCTGAAACAAAGATATAGCACGAAGGAGATTAGTTTTtatgtagaaaaaaaataccaGCTTCGATTATTAGTAAAGCGCCAAGGATTTAAGAGTGTAACGAGGGTATTGAATCTAAACCCTTTTTACACGCACTAGATCCGCGTTTCCAgtgctctctggcgctctgcgacacccaaccgccacagCACCCTATCCTCGCACAGCCTTTAAgagagttggcactccctcatttcactTAAAATCCCTGTGGCCACCCTTCCACTGGGCGTCCCTAAGCCCTATCCCctttttttccgtcaaaatattttttttttttttttttcatcagcgGAGTAACGTATAAATCTTCTGTTTCATTCTTCTAGTATAAATAAAGTTTTATTCTGTCCTATTAATAAATGGACGTGCTGATGCAAAATAAATCTGTATGGAGTGGATTTTCTACGTATAGGTAAATTTTCGGTCACACAAACCGATTTCGGATCCGTAAGACCGAACAATTCAGTTACCTGCACCGCAAATGTTCGGTGTCCGATATGAATCGAAACTATGTATCTttatcaaacaaattttctcaaagtATATGGTCTTTTTTGTATCGAATTATCCACATACTTCCCAAAAAATCATGCATAACACCCGCGCCTAATTATAATTCCATTGGTGAGTGCTGACTAAACGGTCGATTCGGAAATAAAATACATTCAATTGTGAAGTCAAAGGTTCATTACTTGATCCGTTCCGAGAAAATCCAGAAAAAACATACATCATAACAATGAAATGAGACATTCAAATGACCTCGGCCGTTGTAGTCTAACTCCATAcggcaagtttttttttttttttctttttttttttctctaacatAAAGTAATAATTTAATTGCAAGACTCGTATTTCTTTGTTTCGACgccttttttgcattttgaattgATTGAGTATTTCAGATAGCACAACAAGTATTACAGACTTTCAAATTTACTTCCTTATGACAAAGCAATCCAATTTAAGAACTCACTCTGATTGTAAATAATTAGTTGCGGTAAAGTTGATAGGAAATTTCTCGGGTTGTTCAAAAACTGTTACTATGTACCTATGCAGATCTGAAAAAGAAAAGGTATGATTTTCATAGCATTTGggttctttgaaatttcatgataaaatcagagtggacaaaaaatgaaataaaataaaataaaataaagtaaaatactTTCCATCATACATCTTTATGTGATGGTTCATTGATAATAGATATGAGTCAATGGGAATCGCAAAAATCGATAGCCTAAAGTACGTTGGCACTAAATTACATGCCTCGCTAGGAAACAAAGGTATGAAGCTCTGATTAAATGTTGCatggtctccttttaaaaaaagagggaattaaaattttttgtttacctCGATCCTGCTTTAAAGTATCTTGCCAACCAACATAATCGACACATTCTTTTCCAGCCATAGCTTCATCTCCACCAATATTACCGATTAACCATATCAAAAACTCGCGCCCGCTTGGACTTTTCTTTGTGGGGTAGTCAAGATCTATAAAAAAAGCACATTCTTAACTACATTTACACACTTTCTAGGTTCATTCTCCTGATTGCAAGTGTAATTTTACACCCAAGAATCATatttgagaatgggcctgttgcatgcaagagatacagccgtgcgaatagattttttagaggttaaacgacatgaaaattacgatggtcacattaaaaaagtctgaaatacactccttactgcgcaatttgcgttgttaggagcgcgctttttcaaatttcccgcgtcgggGGGCAGTTTTtttacggaaacaattaacggcaactcgcagctatttccggtcaactaaaactgacaacataacctaaaaatcggagctcgtgatatcgtgaaatgaaatgtagaaggattgcgttggatatttaaaagttgatcgatttggtgaccgcataaagcgtatatggaccactataagagatcacgttgggtttgtgaacaaactgaaggaaaaaataacaacaacaacaacaacaacgactcggcatcttccggaaatcaccgagcccgccatttgctcgtttccggtgattagaaaattgcccccagacgcgggaaatttgaaaaagcgcgttcctaacaacgcaaattgctcagtaaggagtgtatttcagactttttcaatgtgaccatcgtaattttcgtgtcatttaacctctataaagtctattcgcgcggctgtatctcttgcatgcaacaggcccattgtgtcGTCGAGAAAACAGCTACGTCGGGAGCAATAACTTTCAAATTCTACATCCAAATGCACTTACACACAAAACCCTTCAAACTACCTCACTAAGAATTGCTTTCTTCTCAtgcgtttttttcttccttttttttctcgctgaCACAAATCCGGATCTGAAATTGGTACTGTCTAATAGCTTAGTTTACATTCTCGATAAATGTATTAAAGTGTTCCCAAAACCTATGGGAATCTGAATGCCCGATGTATTGATTattattctgccatgctaagaaaaaacgccgtatgagccttcaggcgttgccaaatttcctttgaaaaatcactaattttcaagaaactttgtgaatatttttcttccaatttctcaggtaattttgtttgtaatttaatctaagaagtctggaaatttcaaggaaaactattgacaattttcctcaacatttttggcaactttcgaatgttcatgcggcgtttttccttagcatagcacggcagcacgtCTGAATGAGATTAGTTTTAGTAAGCAGTGCGTAGTACATTCAACTGCGGTAAAAACTTATTatccaaaaaatggaaaacgtTAACAATAAGGCAAAACAAAACAAGACCCTCTCTCCATTGAATAGCTTAAGCGATTGTGCATCGGTGAAATGTAATATTAAGTGCTAACAAGAGAAAGGCAGCTCGCAACTAAATTTCTGAAGTTGCGACTGTCCTAAAATATAAAATCTATTTTTGCCTATTTGATCTAATGACAACGAATAACACGCATTTAGAACCTGCTAAATCTAGGGCGGGAAAAAGTTCTAGCTTCTCTAACggaaaaaatgtaagttttctTTAATGATCTGGACATAAGACATTAGATTAaacaaaacaatttcaaaagtcaaaaaagttctattttcaagaattaataGAGACTacagtgaaaaattaaaacagagaGAGTGGACGTCTCTTGGCTGGTCTTTATACATAGTTCGTGATGTGACCACACGCAATCTTGTCGATCTTGTTGAATTTATAGTCACTCCAAATTTCATCGTTAAAATATCAAAGTAACCGTCGGAAAATCAACAagaggtttcaggacatttcgtcgacgattttttgtccgcacaccttttttgtccagtagtttacgcccacgcaaaataagcaacagtgacttggtccaagcgttatattttagtcgatatgtaaaattatatcgacaatatggaaatgagaaattgagagagaaggaggtgttgttatggttgctcattttctaattgaaatgttattactttctccttttgaatcatttttttaaattgccatTGGTGAATatatggttttatttctatccttgatatattcgatgtacaatataccttatatatgtatatgtactttttttatttttttaattttttctatacgaaattattacttcattttgaaaacattttttttaaaacgttacaaatatttgtaaaatattttccaagcgacattaatctcaactAGGGGGCTGCGctccctggccgctccgcggtccaaccccccagAGGGGCTTCGCGCCTCTAATAAGCAGATATCGTGAGATCGTTAAAATATCATTAAGAGTTAGGGAAACCCCGGTTTGGAGACGGCGGGAGGGGCGACGGCAAACTGCcacccgggtggcagttttcaagaaatttgtatgaaaactgccacccgtataaagaggttgttccatctaccattgaaactgggcccagaatgaaatctcctcatcttttcaggtatcaaagggcatggtcagggacacccaaaaatggttgaattttttccaaattcccccctggggaggggggggcggggggttatatgaaaaacggttttttggctataacttttgaacggtttaagatatcgatttgaacttttttttaaatgaaaggtcgtttaaagagctttcttttggtatattatgtttaatagttaggtcaatttttgaccaatttatggcctgtcaaaaattttccatgagtccaaaaatcagatttctgtagtttagagcagcgacgatcgcatgcagatgaacaaaaaactgttcaacttatagccctctctctgacggttaaaatgagcccaagatcatcttggggaaacgatttgtctccgagttatgcttcttcaaagttggcgcggcggggtccgcttccgcggggcagcgctccggagtacgatagttcactcccacccccctcccgtcatgccacgcgacgcaaaccgaggaagactacctttaatgatcatttgaacagataaatgcacacaatatacgctattatgttgtacaagtattattaaaattatattgaaaacgcTCTATAAAATGAGAAGCAATATACCTGGATCCGGCAATTTGTTTGACGACTATCGCATAGTGTCCGCGatacataatttatattttcaacgcCTGCAAAGTGATGGTGACGACGCAAAAATTGCCATTCAAatgctccaaaaattaaatgagccgAATATTGTGCAACAAATTGTTGAGGACGAGAAATGGCTccgaaaaaaagtagtttttgaaaacctgACGACAGATCATTTTAAACAATTAGAACAGTGGAGGAGCGAAGATCTTGACACCCTCTCGGGAAGTTATCAAATTGGACTTGCAGCAAGTTATATTGCAGACCATTTTGCTAatggaaaatattgctttcaaGTCATGTGAGCGTGCGCGGCGGGAGGGGAGCGGGGAGTGGAGGAAGAAACCGGTTTGTGACTTGATTAGCGTTACACCCTCAGCGTGACACCCTCAGCGTGACACCCTCAGCGTGACACCCTCAGCGTGACACGGCacccttatgattttatactatagagtaagatgagccgcagttgtgccgataGAAaccgcaaaaatgaataaaagagggaaaaaaccaaaaagcacgcaatctttagttttaactcatttgtacatcgatcttatagagtcaaatacgtcaaattttgagcgtttggttgcgcgtacacctcgctgcagcacaataaaagcacaaaatataaaagaaaaaattaaagtgctttggaaatcaataaatttgacacggaaccaccaatatttgaAAACACACTTTACATTATTATTCTCcgttgataaattgatacatattttttcccatcaatttaaatgagaataatcaatgcagagtgtgcaaacatttcaaaattatgagttaaaaaacgctgactatgcgagtataaatattaaagcctaacagagcgatgcggcgtgctgccagcgcaagaggctcactggcgcctacaaacctaagtggatacttcacacattgctacaatgcttgaagtatccacttaggtttgtaggcgcctatgcgcgttttaacgctggccgcccgcccgccgcacagGGCATGTCccatggacaaaaatcgaaaattcgactTTGTTGGATAATAAAAATGACCGCTGGATTGAAGAAATGGATGGATGGGAAGAAACAATTCGTAGTTTCTTGACATGAAAATGCTATAAAAGGgccgggagggggaggggaaatcACGGAACCTGCGCGGATGCACAATTAGCAGAGATCCAGCAGCGGGCATCATGTGTTATGACGGGTGATAACTGATATTACCCTACACAGAACGAAACAAGGTAGAATGTTTAGGTATAAGGTATGTTTTTCTATACAAAAACTATGTTGatcattttaaattcttaaattaaGGGCCTCTCAGCCCGGTCTTCCGTTGATGATGCCAAAAGTTCGATTTATTTCATATACGCATCTTCAAatgtagattaaaaaaatatatcaaaatatatcaacgcaattttttgatatgttgttcaaaataccttccagattcagaatatgtttagtttttagcCCCAAAGTGCcccaaatcgacggaatcttCATTTTTGTAACCTCAAGTCAGGGCTTCGGCGCGCAATGAGCGGCATATTGGCTTGTTTTTATAACAGCCGTACGTGAAACCAAAGAGAGTCAGTGTGCATGCATGAGTTCAGCCGTGTTTTTTGATAAGTTGTTAGAATGATGTTTCAAATCCACAATCTATTTGATTTCTACTCAATTGGACTTCTAATTTAACGACAAATATGGCGTCCGTCCTTTCATGTCAGAAATCAACCACGTGATCGATAAATGAGAAGTGATGATATCTTTAAacagagattaaaaaaatatatcgaaaTATATCAATGCAATTTTTCGATATGTTGTTTAGAGTACCCTCCAGATTCAGACTATGTTTAGTTTTAAGCCTCAAAGTGCcccaaatcgacggaatcttcatttttgtgacctcaagtcagGGCTCAGGCGCGCACTGAGCGGCATATTGGCTTATGATCGTGTCtttaaacatagatttaaaaatatatcgaaatatatcaatgcaatttttgatatgttgtttaAGTACCTCCAGATTCGACTATGTTAGTTTTAAGCCCCAAGTGcccaaatcgacggaatcttcattttgtgacctcaagtcagGGCTCAGGCGCGCACTGAGCGGCATATTGGCTTATGATCGTGTCtttaaacatagatttaaaaaatatatcgaaatatatcaatgcaattttttgatatgttgtttaGAGTACCCTCCAGATTCAGACTATGTTTAGTTTTAAGCCCCAAAGTGCcccaaatcgacggaatcttcatttttgtgacctcaagtcGGGAATCGGGTATACTTGTTGAACTGCACATTCGCCCCTGTTCAGGGCGAACTTCAtgattcctttctgataaagaaaaaaaagtcacataCACATGTGGTTATTAGACATTATGTTCATTCTATACAAGACTCTGATAcaacccccccttcccccgaaAATTCTATCCGTCTTTCCGCATTGTCCTCCAGTTTTTCggaatagccgattttccctgGGATAATCTTagtttttgagcaatttttgtttttgcgacttttttctcacacaaaaatttaaacaaaattataaTACGTGTTAAAAAGGTTTAATCTGGGTAAAGGTAACAGGGCCTGTTGTTAACCAGTAATTTCAGATCCAATTATGGGGAATGTGCCATGACCGTCTTCTTCCGACCAGAATGGATCTCACTATAATTGTTacagccctcccccccctccaggTGCTGCTTTAAGAATTTAATCCCATCTAACTATAGACTATATGAATAGGAGGTCtcatgtcaaattttctctctctgtgCCCATCCGTCTTTGAGCTACGAGTTCGGTTCCTACCGCCCAAACGCTCACTATTTAGTAACTTTGCGACCGCTCCACCCCTCCCCGCCGCAagtgtcatttaaaaaatttgacctcaTCTAACGATGGCCTATCGGTAGAAGCGGTCGCACCCAAATTTCACTTCTGTATGTGCTACTGACTTCGGACTAAAATGTCTGTCCCTACCGCCCAAACGCACGTCTTCAAGTATTACTGCTTCCGCCCCCCCTCACCCCGCCACAAGTgtcattatgaaattttgacCCCATCCGACAATAGCGCATATGTATTGGAGGTTTCAtatcaaatttcacttttcgATGTCTTTCTGTCTTTGAGCTATGAGTTCGGTCTCTACCGCCCAAACACTCGCCTTCAAGTATCAGTgctcccgcccccctcctcccgccccAAAGTGTCATTAACAAAATTTGGCCTCATCTGACGATAGTCTATATGTTCAAGACCTCTCATACCAAATTTCACCTCTCTATGTGCTTTTGTCTGCGAGCTATGATTTTTGTCCCTACGCGCCAtaaggacactgcactgtgcgacgtgcggcggcgcctgaagcaactatttcaaaacagaggtgttgcacagtattatacagAATTGAACATTCTCTCAATGAAGGAACTATATTTGTTAAACAAGTTTTTCAACAACTTTGTACgaaatgataataaaaataaaatgaaaatttactttAGCTAGAATCTTTGTATTCGCTTGCATAAAATACAAGAATGTCTAATGTTTGTACCGTGTAATATTTTACGAACATTTGAATCTCAGCCTCATCTCGTGCACTATAATATGCCTACGAGGTTCGGTCGAGatgtgaattttctttgagcGGAATGTATGGTATTCCGCCTGCATCTTACCCACCATGcaaaagtaaataatttttcaattgtaaGTTTACCTGTCATTACGAATGTGTATAATTTGTTGGGATCATGAGGCCATTGAAACCACGTTGGAAAATACTTGACATGCAACGGGGCCAGAGTCTTCCCAAATCCCATCGGCAAATCGTACCACATGATCTAAAAGACGAATTGGAAAGAATGATTATTAATCGCCTTTTCTCTATAGATATCACTGGTCAACAAGAAAACTTTGCGTTGATATGAAACATGAAGGTAAGTATCTTTTTCCGGTAGACTTTTAAGGTTCATCCCAAAAATGACCTACATTTGCCCTGATCAGctcgaaaaaaccaaaatttctacTAAAAAAATGTGGCTGTTCCAGGGAAAACTCAACATTTTAACGATTTGGAGCATAAAATTAAGGTAATGTAGAGCCATTTTGGATTCAGCAACCTTAATTAGAACAGGTATATCCAGAGCATGCCTACGAATATTCATTGCGATAGCGAAGTTTTTCTGATTAGATGACTTTGTCTGCCTATCAACCTCCAGAAGTAAGACTTGTCCGACCGATTACATTGCGTCTCACAGGCTGGATGGACTGTCATGAGATATTCATGTTAAATGAGTCCTTTCATCAACAACTTCACTAATTATTATTAATGTTATAATTGTCGCTCGATAGAATTGCAGGATGAAGAGAATGTGAACTACATAAGGCGAGAATCTAAAAGACGATTAAAATTGACCTTTACTAAAGATGAGCGGAAATCAGAGGGCATGCTCGTGACAAATGAGTCCTTAGGAAAATTGGAGTTGAGAATTGTATCATAACAAAACCACGCAATTGGTTTTGTATGGAAATGTGCGAGGGATAACGGATGATCGCTGGcttaaaaaaatcatatgaAAAGCAAGGATCCTAAATTTGCCtctaaaaagtatttttcttgactGAAAAATGTTGCTGCTTAATTTAAGCTATGCTTTGTTGCTTAATCTGAGcattctttttcttgttttcagaAACattcagcttaaattaagataagaaaaaaaaatcaattttttggcgacataagaatcatcagtcatCAGGCTTGGGCCGATCACCTCTTTTTTTGGCGATCAGTGATCCGTCAATACTCACGTTAGCATTATGTCCGGGAGCTTTGTCTAGCGCATCAGGAATAATCTGCGTTTTTGTCAATGTCTCTTTGATTAACGCGGCAGACACTGTAGCATATGTAGGACCGGGTGTAAACTTTATATCTTCAACCTCATCAGTCATAACGCCTGAACAACGTATTGCATTCAGCACTCCTAAGAACGTATTAAGTTTAACACTCagcatttttgtttgtttgtttaacTGTAAGGAATGCACGACCACTGTTTATCAGACAATTTTCAACAACCAAAtctttattttcgaaaaaattataataatttgtTTTGACAATCACAGCAAACAGTTAAAGCACTTATATTAAACAATTAATTGACTCGCAGCTTTGTGCGTGTTATTTTA
This window of the Bemisia tabaci chromosome 3, PGI_BMITA_v3 genome carries:
- the LOC109042935 gene encoding OV-16 antigen isoform X4 gives rise to the protein MLSVKLNTFLGVLNAIRCSGVMTDEVEDIKFTPGPTYATVSAALIKETLTKTQIIPDALDKAPGHNANIMWYDLPMGFGKTLAPLHVKYFPTWFQWPHDPNKLYTFVMTDLHRYIVTVFEQPEKFPINFTATNYLQSEGAIQNRTKFSTRKFATSYKLGDPIAVDFAFVNVSGPTE
- the LOC109042935 gene encoding protein D3 isoform X1, translating into MLSVKLNTFLGVLNAIRCSGVMTDEVEDIKFTPGPTYATVSAALIKETLTKTQIIPDALDKAPGHNANIMWYDLPMGFGKTLAPLHVKYFPTWFQWPHDPNKLYTFVMTDLDYPTKKSPSGREFLIWLIGNIGGDEAMAGKECVDYVGWQDTLKQDRDLHRYIVTVFEQPEKFPINFTATNYLQSEGAIQNRTKFSTRKFATSYKLGDPIAVDFAFVNVSGPTE
- the LOC109042935 gene encoding protein D3 isoform X5, which gives rise to MPSDFRSSLVKIMWYDLPMGFGKTLAPLHVKYFPTWFQWPHDPNKLYTFVMTDLDYPTKKSPSGREFLIWLIGNIGGDEAMAGKECVDYVGWQDTLKQDRDLHRYIVTVFEQPEKFPINFTATNYLQSEGAIQNRTKFSTRKFATSYKLGDPIAVDFAFVNVSGPTE
- the LOC109042935 gene encoding protein D3 isoform X2 yields the protein MTDEVEDIKFTPGPTYATVSAALIKETLTKTQIIPDALDKAPGHNANIMWYDLPMGFGKTLAPLHVKYFPTWFQWPHDPNKLYTFVMTDLDYPTKKSPSGREFLIWLIGNIGGDEAMAGKECVDYVGWQDTLKQDRDLHRYIVTVFEQPEKFPINFTATNYLQSEGAIQNRTKFSTRKFATSYKLGDPIAVDFAFVNVSGPTE
- the LOC109042935 gene encoding OV-16 antigen isoform X3; protein product: MLSVKLNTFLGVLNAIRCSGVMTDEVEDIKFTPGPTYATVSAALIKETLTKTQIIPDALDKAPGHNANIMWYDLPMGFGKTLAPLHVKYFPTWFQWPHDPNKLYTFVMTDLDYPTKKSPSGREFLIWLIGNIGGDEAMAGKECVDYVGWQDTLKQDRGEQFKIEQNFQPANLLLHIN